In one Spirosoma rigui genomic region, the following are encoded:
- a CDS encoding alpha-galactosidase, giving the protein MRFLLALLVVATVSAAAAPIDIPIETNRTALVLRVDADGHLMTVHHGKRLQQAAEYGRLPGITHLNEGYSEYYNSAYTPAGSRSLLEPAVQATHADGNPSIDLVYMRHETKPAGAGVTLTTISLKDPQYPFEVTLNFRAYQNEDVVESWSTIRHSEKKDIRLQKYASANLYLSAHQYYLTHYHGNWASEVRPEETALTAGMKVLDSKLGTRAQMLQSPMFVLSLNQPAQEEQGDVLAGTLAWSGNFQFQFELDPYHNLRVLAGINPYASEYTLEPGRDFTTPALIYTYSDQGTGGASRSLHRWARNHRIPQGKGDRLTLLNNWEATQFNFDESRLVDLFNDGKKLGVDLFLLDDGWFGNTFPRNSDNAGLGDWQENKAKLPHGLGYLVQKAEAAGVKFGIWIEPEMVNPKSELYTKHPDWVIKLPNRPDAVFRNQQVLDLSNPKVQAFVYGVVDNLFTKNPKLAYIKWDCNAVIYNAYSAVNPTSHLYVDYVRGLYQVLERLRAKYPTVPMMLCSGGGARVDYGALKYFTEYWPSDNTSPAERLFIQYNYSMFFPAIASCNHITDWGNFPIKFRTDVAMMGKLGYDIVVNNLSANDLAFSQQALKTYERLKPVIYQGDLFRLQSPYTNDIASVLYVSEKQDKAVLFAYLVNSRFKAGSELPPIRLRGLQPGKRYTVQETNLMPGAKSPINNTLTYSGDFLMTIGLNPVVNDRRTSVVLEISEAL; this is encoded by the coding sequence ATGCGTTTTCTCCTTGCTTTACTGGTTGTTGCCACGGTTTCGGCGGCCGCTGCCCCCATCGACATTCCTATTGAAACTAACCGCACGGCCCTTGTGCTGCGGGTCGATGCGGACGGCCACCTGATGACGGTTCACCACGGCAAGCGCCTGCAGCAGGCTGCGGAGTATGGGCGCCTGCCGGGAATAACGCATTTGAACGAAGGGTATTCGGAGTACTATAACTCAGCTTATACACCCGCCGGATCGCGCAGCCTGCTCGAGCCCGCTGTGCAGGCCACCCACGCCGACGGCAACCCGTCGATCGATCTGGTGTATATGCGGCACGAAACCAAACCTGCCGGGGCGGGCGTGACGCTGACGACCATTTCGCTGAAAGACCCGCAGTACCCGTTCGAGGTGACACTGAACTTTCGGGCTTACCAGAACGAAGATGTCGTGGAAAGCTGGTCGACGATCCGGCACTCGGAGAAAAAAGACATCCGGTTGCAGAAATATGCATCGGCTAACCTTTATTTATCGGCTCATCAGTACTACCTGACGCACTACCACGGCAACTGGGCCAGCGAAGTGCGGCCCGAAGAAACGGCGCTGACGGCGGGGATGAAAGTGCTGGACAGTAAGCTCGGCACCCGTGCCCAGATGCTTCAGTCGCCCATGTTCGTACTATCGCTCAACCAGCCCGCGCAGGAAGAGCAGGGCGACGTACTGGCCGGGACGCTGGCCTGGTCGGGTAACTTTCAGTTTCAGTTCGAGCTGGACCCGTACCATAACCTGCGGGTGCTGGCGGGCATCAATCCCTATGCATCGGAGTACACGCTCGAACCGGGCCGCGACTTCACCACCCCCGCGCTGATCTACACCTATTCGGACCAGGGCACGGGTGGGGCCAGCCGCAGCCTGCACCGCTGGGCCCGCAACCACCGGATTCCGCAGGGGAAAGGGGACCGGCTCACGCTGCTCAACAACTGGGAAGCGACGCAATTTAATTTCGACGAATCCCGGCTGGTCGATCTGTTCAACGATGGAAAGAAACTCGGCGTTGACCTGTTCCTGCTGGACGATGGCTGGTTTGGTAATACGTTTCCGCGCAACAGCGACAATGCCGGTCTGGGCGACTGGCAGGAAAACAAAGCCAAACTACCCCACGGCCTGGGCTATCTCGTGCAGAAAGCCGAAGCCGCCGGGGTTAAGTTCGGGATCTGGATTGAACCGGAGATGGTGAACCCCAAAAGCGAACTCTACACGAAACACCCCGACTGGGTCATTAAACTGCCCAACCGACCCGACGCTGTATTCCGGAACCAGCAGGTGCTTGACCTCTCCAACCCCAAGGTGCAGGCGTTTGTGTATGGGGTAGTTGATAACCTGTTTACCAAAAATCCAAAATTAGCCTACATCAAATGGGATTGTAATGCCGTCATTTACAACGCTTACTCGGCGGTGAATCCGACCAGCCACCTGTACGTCGACTACGTTCGGGGGTTGTACCAGGTGCTGGAACGGTTGCGGGCCAAATACCCCACGGTGCCCATGATGCTGTGTTCGGGGGGCGGGGCGCGGGTCGACTACGGGGCGCTGAAGTACTTTACCGAATACTGGCCCAGCGACAATACCAGCCCCGCCGAGCGGCTGTTCATCCAGTATAACTATTCGATGTTTTTTCCGGCTATTGCCAGCTGCAACCACATCACCGACTGGGGCAACTTCCCCATCAAGTTCCGAACTGACGTAGCAATGATGGGAAAACTGGGGTACGACATTGTCGTGAACAACCTGTCGGCCAACGACCTGGCGTTTAGTCAGCAGGCGTTGAAAACCTACGAACGGCTTAAACCAGTCATATACCAGGGTGACCTGTTCCGGCTCCAGTCGCCCTACACAAACGACATCGCGTCGGTTCTGTACGTGAGTGAAAAGCAGGATAAAGCGGTGTTGTTTGCGTACCTGGTGAATAGCCGGTTCAAAGCCGGCAGCGAACTGCCGCCCATCCGGCTGCGGGGTCTGCAGCCCGGCAAACGGTACACCGTTCAGGAAACGAACCTGATGCCGGGGGCGAAATCGCCCATCAACAACACCCTCACGTACTCAGGCGATTTCCTGATGACGATTGGCCTGAACCCGGTCGTCAACGACCGCCGAACGAGCGTAGTACTCGAAATATCCGAAGCGTTGTAA